The following proteins come from a genomic window of Solea solea chromosome 3, fSolSol10.1, whole genome shotgun sequence:
- the LOC131456056 gene encoding extracellular calcium-sensing receptor-like yields MPYLAGTLGIAIRRGEIPGLRDFLLQISPDLHHNNTEGNSLVNEFWEHTFQCRFAPPPAGWVEAGREVCTGQEAEENVENELVDVSNLRPEYNVYKAVYALAYALDDMLQCEPGRGPFSNNTCAHLQRMEPWQIMHYLEKVNFTTSFGDEVSFDENGDPLPIYDIMNWVWLPDGRTIVQSVGEFKRSAFKALTTDVTVISEIIRKDMAKIF; encoded by the exons ATGCCGTACCTGGCTGGAACACTGGGGATCGCCAttcgtcgaggagaaataccaggacttagagacttcctgttacaaataagtcctgacctacatcacaacaacactgaaGGAAATAGCCTG GTGAAtgagttttgggaacacacatttcagtgtagatttgcaccacctcctgcaggttgggtggaagctggaagAGAAGtttgcactggacaggaagctGAAGAGAATGTTGAGAATGAATTGGtggatgtttcaaacctcaggccagagtataatgtgtataaggctgtgtacgctctggcatatgctcttgatgacatgctgcagtgtgagccagggagaggacctttcagcaacaacacctgtgctcatttgcAAAGaatggagccatggcag ATTATGCATTATTTGGAGAAAGTCAATTTCACTACATCATTTGGTGatgaagtgtcatttgatgaaaatggtgatcctttaccaatatatgacatcatgaactgggtgtggctccctgatggaagaacaATAGTTCAGAGTGTGGGTGAGtttaagaggtcagccttcaaag CACTGACGACGGATGTCACTGTCATCTCTGAGATCATCAGAAAAGACATGGCCAAGATATTTTAG
- the LOC131456054 gene encoding vomeronasal type-2 receptor 1-like — protein MRLFLDTSLLCLMLFSCFSSAVSSFYYPSSCQLQGQFNLNGMHKTGDVILGGLFRLHFYPVYADVSFTSEPQQPTCYGFDVIGFRQAQTMAFVIDEINRNSNLLPNVTLGYSLYDNCVQVGVGISVALSLLGGQEEQVTLEERCVGTPPLLGIVGDSYSTGTIAISSVLGLYRVPLVSYFATCSCLSDRQKFPSFFRTIPSDIFQILLRAFSAH, from the exons ATGAGGTTATTTTTAGACACCAGTCTCCTCTGTTTAATGTTGTTCTcctgcttttcctctgctgtgtcttctttttattatccatcctcttgtcagttacagggacagtttaatttaaatgggatgcacaaaactggagatgtgattctaggtggaCTTTTCAGACTTCACTTCTATCCTGTTTATGCTGATGTAtcttttacctcagagccacaaCAGCCTACCTGCTATGG TTTTGATGTTATAGGATTCAGACAGGCTCAGACGATGGCCTTTGttattgatgagatcaacagaaactccaacctgctgcctaatgtgactctgggatacagtctgtatgataactgtgTTCAAGTAGGGGTTGGAATAAGTGTAGCACTGTCCTTACTTggtggtcaagaagagcaagttacattagaggagagatgtgtaggaactcctccacTCCTAGGAATTGTGGGTGATTCTTACTCCACGGGTACTATTGCCATATCCTCagtcttaggtttgtacagagtgcctctg gtgagttattttgccacatgttcctgcctgagtgacaggcaaaagtttccatctttctttcgGACGATCCCCAGTGATATTTTTCAG ATTCTGCTCAGAGCATTTTCTGCTCACTAA